From Treponema sp. OMZ 787:
ATTATCTTTTTGCCCTCTGCCTTAAATTGACCGGCATAGCCCTTTTCTTTTATCTGTGCGATTGCATCTTCAGGGCTTCCTGCACTCATCAGCTTAAACTCAAAGATGTAGATTGAATCTTTAGTATGCACTATACAATCAGCCCTGCCCTTTGCACAGTGTATCTCGGTTTGAACAAATTGACCCATAAGCTTAAAGATTAAGTAGACAGCCGTCTGGTAGTTTTGCTCCCTTAACTTAAACCTATCCTTCGGAAGATTATCGTAGGGTACTCCCGCTATTATTGCCTGCATCCTCTCCATAAACCCGTCTACATTCCCTGCCCGAATATCCTTTGTAAATTCCCACACGGATGAAGCCGTTTCATAAGGCCTAAGTGAAGAATAGGCAGGCACAAGGTTTTCTAAAAAGCCGTAACGCACCTCATCATTAGGGAAGCCCAAGCGGTAGATATTTGCTTCTTCTAAATATTCCTTTATCGTTAAATATCCCGATTGAAAAAGTATCGGTAAAGGGTCTTTCGCATCGGCACGATATAGATCGATTCCCGCTTCGTTTATTTCGACTCCTCCGTCCAACTCGGGCACATTGTAATAAGCGTCTTTTAAATAGTTTACCAAAAAGGTCGGAGTTCCGGTCGCAAACCAGTAGTTTTTTAATTCGCCTGAGTTAAGCGTATTTAATATGCTGAAAGGGTTATAAACCGATTCACCGGATACACTGAACTTATAGCCGTCATAACGCTTTTTTAATTCTTCAAGCATTTTGTCATAAGAGTTTTTACTGTTATTTGCTAATCTCTCTATTTCGGGCTTAAATGTGTTTTCTATTTCGTTTTGAGTCAGTCCGCATATTTCGGCATAGTTATTCAGCATACTTATATCTTGTAAGTTATTTAAATCACTAAAAATACTAACCTTACTAAACTTTGTTACGCCTGTTAAAAAAGCAAAACGGATGTATTGGTCACAGGTTTTTATTACCGAATAAAAAGCCTTGAGGGTGTTTCGGTATTCTTCGTTTAATGCCTCGTTTAAACCCATAGTTTGTAAAAGAGGCTTATCGTATTCATCCACAAGGATTACAACTTGCCGGCCGGTTTTTTCGTACAAGGCTGAAATTATAGCTTTAAATCTATCCTCAATACTTCCAGATGTTTTTGTAAGTGAATAAATTTTTTCCCAGTCATCTAAGTGCAAATTTATAATAGTTAAAAGAGCTTCTTGATCCTTATAATATTTGGTATTAAAATCCAAATAGAGAACAGGATATTCTACCCAAGCGGCAGATTTTTCGATTTCGGCCCGTTTTTCTTCTGCCTTTTCGATGTATAAGCCGGTAAATAATTCTTTTTGGCCTAAAAAGTAGGCTTTGAGAGTCGACAAAAAAAGGCTTTTGCCGAAACGCCGAGGGCGGCTTAAAAAATAGACTCGGTTGGAGTGAGCGAGTTTAAACAAAAAAGGCGTTTTATCGACATAGAGAAATTTATCGTTACGCATTACCTCAAAGCTCTGTACACCTATCGGTATTTTTCGTGAAAAATCAAAGTCCATTTTAAGCCCCCCTTAATAGGATTATAGCACAAAACCGAGGGAATGTGCAATATTTAAGAGGTAGGACACAAAAAAAACCCGCCTTACGGCGGGTTCTAAAATTATACTAAGTATAGATTAGTAATTAACTTTAACACCAAGTACTAAAGTTCCGTTGTGTGCATCAACAGCAGGAGCTGAAAGCATTCCTTCACCTTCATATTGGTTCCAAGCAAGCTTACCATGCATCCAAGAAGCTTCAACTTCAACCTTTTCTACAGGAGAGAATACTGCACCAACCTTGTAGGCAACGCCGAAGAACTTATCTGTGTTTGTTGTATCTTTATGAGTCTTATTGCTTTCTGCCCAGAAGTTAGCATAGGGCTTTACCCACATTGCGTCTGTGATATTATACTTGTAGTTTACCCAAGCACTTAGACCCATAGGTAGAGTAGACTTATTATCTTTCTTAACTTCACTTAAGATATGGTTAAGTCTGAAATCAACACCGAAAGCCAAACCGTTAACTAAATTTGTATCGCCTGAAGCAGCGGATTTGAAAGCAAGCATCATTGCCATATCACCGATAGCTTTTCCACCCTTGTCTTTTCCGGCATAGGCTGACAAGTCGTTACCAAAGTATGCACCAAAAGCTACCCACTTGTAAGCAGCATCAAAGCGAAGATCAAAAGCAACCTTTGAATCTTTTCCTACATTCATTAAGGTATCCATAGCTAATTTTACATCAAGACCCTCAACAGCCTTTGAACCAAGTTTAAATCCTGTACCGAGATACATGGCATCCTTTTTTGAGCCGGCAGCAACATCTTTAGCAACACCAGCATTTACAAAGTCTTCAACATCAGTGATAATTGCATTGATACCAAAATCTAGTGTAACCCATTTGTCATAGCCTAAGCTTAAGTCAAAACCAATAGCATATTTATTAGCTACAGGATCTTTCTTATCTTTTTTGCCATCATAAGAAACTGCTTCTTCAAAGAAAATCAGCTTAGATTCAGCCTCAGTAATTTTATGACCAACAGCCCATGTTGGATAATGGTTAGCAAGAGTATCAGCAGCTCCATCAAATACTAACACAACATTACCATCAACCCCTGTTTCTTTTGACTTATAAACTTTCTTAGCAAGATCTTCAGCTTTAAGCTCATAATCTTTTTCAAAAGTTACCTTTTTATAGATCTTTTTACCGGGTACAGCTTCTTCACCCTTTGTATTCCATGCACCATTCGAACCTAATTTTAAACCAGCATCCAATGAAAGACCTGTTCCAGCCAAATTATCACTCTTATATCCAAGTTTTGTACCAAAACCAGTGATATCACCAGATGTCTCAGGACCCCAAGCTGTACCATCATCTCTGATAGGTGACCAAATTTGTGCAAAGTTTGTAGAAAAGTCAGGTCTACCAAAAACATTAATATATCCGCCAAAGAAATGTACAGAAGCAGACATACCGCTTAATGTTTTTCTCCATAGATCAATCTGAGCATCTGAATCCCATGCATCGAAGGGAGAAGCACTATTTGACAATCTTTTCTTGAATCTATAGGCCAAGTTCAAACCAAGATCAAAGTTCATATGAACACTACCTTCATTCTTGGAATTTAAAGTACCCATATATAGAGGTACTACGACTTTTGCATCAAAGACATTTTCAAAACCATGTTGAGCTTTTGCGTCCTTTCCTGCACCAAGATCAATACCCCAGTTTACTGCAGCACTGGCTTCTACTGATGGTGTAAGCTGGGCAAATGCAACTCCGCCCACAAGAGCCAGAATCATCAAAATTGACAGAATTTTTTTCATAAAAAATTCCTCCTTGTTATTTGTTTGTGCTGATTATAACATAGTCATTTATAGCTGTCAAGCAAAAAGCAAAAAAAGTTACACAAAAGACGCGGAATTCTTGTTTTTTTTGCGAATTTTTGCATATTTTTTTAGTTTTAAGGCTTATTTTAGCAACATTTTGTTTTTATAAATTTTCGATCGCTTCTCCGCATAAAAAGAGCTTTTCTTGCCCTTTCCATTATTCTATTGACAAAAAACATTTAGTATGTAAACTATTATCTATGATAAAGGCATTAAATGACATTCTCAACCGGATAAAAAAGATTTATGTTCATCCTAAAACGGTAAAAATCGCTTCTCTTATAATTCTTACAGAGCTTATGATTTTACCTTTTAGTATGACAAAGATGGACTTATTTAATACATCTCAAAAGGCCGTAAGCCTTTATCCTATGACCGTATTATTTTCAGGCTTTGCACAAAGGGGTTTTAACTTTTTTTATGCAAGCAGCCTTCTGTTGTTTTTACTGCCTATTTCATTCATCATCATATCCGTATCTCTTTTTCAAAAAAAAATCTCGTCAAAGGTTGTATATTTTTCGGCCTTAATTCCTATAAGCCTTTATCTTGCTGCTTCCGTTTCAGGGATGAATTTATTTGCAAATACGGCAAGATGGTTCTACACTCTTAACGGGTTTACATATTTTGCATTTTTTACAGCCCTTGTTTTTCATGCTTTTTTGATTGCTCACGGAATAATTTCGATAAAAAGGCAAAACGGTTCATACATGGAATATAAGCGCCTTTTAAAAGAAGAGGAAGAAAAAGAAGAAGCTTTAAGGAAAAGAGCCGCAGACAGGATAAAAAAACAAAAAGAAAAGTCCTTAAAAAACACTCCTGAATCCATACGGGAAGAAAATTTTTCGGTAGAAAAATTATTAAAAAACTCGATAAACAGCTTTAAAAACAGGAAAAAACGCTCTCACATAAAAATAAAAATTACAATAGTTATTCTTTTTACTATATTAGTGATTCTTTCAACATTTATTTACACCGATTTAAGAAACTATAATATAATGCTCACCCAAAATGTCAACACTACAGGAAAAAATCAGGCTGAGCAGGTTGCGGCCATATACAGCTTTTCGGACGGCCTTCATGCTAAAATCAGTGCCTTTTTGGAAGGCATAAAAAAGACAAACCTTTCTTCACCCTTTCCTTTCCAAAGGGTCGATATTATAACCACAAGCAATAAGACTCCCGTTTTTCTTGAAGAGATAGACAGTTCTACCGTGCTGCCGTCCTTCGATGTTTTTTCATACACTACTGAAGCGGGAAATGTGCGTTCGATACCCGATGAAGAAAAACACATCACACCTGAAGATGCGGCCCATTATATCACGCATTTTAAAAATGAAAATACGGTGAGCACTCCGATTTATAAGGCAGAAAAAGGAACCTGCATTTATATCTATCCTATAACATTTACACGCAAGGAAGGTCAAAGGCTTTTAGGGTTTTCCGTTGTTACATATCTTAAAGAAATTTTAGACCGCCCATACTTTCAAGCAAAGGTTTTTGTATTTTCAATTTCGACCGTGTTTTTTTATGCTTCAATAATAATCGTTCTTTTTTTGGCGGACTTTATCGCAAATCCAGTTATATTCTTATGCGGCAATATTCGAAAAACTGCAAATATTTTAAGCGGAATGATTTCGAGCAGTGCCGCCGTCGAAGCTGAGCGTCTTATTTTTGAAGAAAATATTAAAACCCATGACGAAATAAAAACCCTTTCAATCGAGCTGAAAAACATTATCTCGCTTATACGCGGTATTTTACCATATGTTTCTTTTCATACAATTCAAAATGCCGAAAAAAATCTTTCGAGTAAAAGTACCACAAGGGAGCTTTGTTTTTTGTTTACGGATATACGCGGCTTTACAACCATGTGCGAAAATATGCAGCCGCGGGAAGTCATCAATATTTTAAACCGCTATCTCGATATTGAAACAAAGATAATCTTTGAAAATGGCGGAGATGTCGATAAATATGTAGGCGATGAAATCATGGCCTTTTTCTCAGGGCCTAAAAAAGAAATAAATGCCTGTAAGGCTGCTATGGAAATTCGCAAGGCAATGAGGCGGGAACAAAAGGCTGCCGCAAAAGAAGGCTCTGCAACAATTTCTATAGGCATAGGAATAAATTCGGGCCCCGTAGTATTCGGTCCGGTCGGATCTAAAACAAGAAAAGATTTTACATCGATAGGCGATACGGTAAACCTTGCAGCCCGTCTTGAAGGAGCAAACAAAGAGTACGGCTCAAAGTCAATTATTTCCGAAGCCGTATACGAAAACCTTGATGACAGCTTTATATGCCGAGAACTTGATCTTGTTACAGTAAAAGGAAAAACCGAGCCTGTAAGAATTTTTGAAATTTTACAGCCGACAGAAAAGCAGCCTATCGAGGCCGTCAACGAAATAAAAAAACTATTTGAAACAGGCCTCTTCCATTACCGAAAAAGAAAATGGAAGCAAGCCGAAAAAGCTTTTTCAGAATGTGTAGAAAAACACAATGATGCCCCCTCAAAGGTATTCTTAAAAAGGATTGCTCATTATCAAGAGTTTCCGCCTAAGAACGGATGGAAGGGTGTTTTTATAATGAATGTAAAATAAAACGGCTGTTAAGCCGAAAGGAGTTTTTATGGAATTTAAACAACTTGAAGTATTTAGTAAACTTGTAGAAAATTTAAGCTTTTCCACTACTGCAGCGGAATTGAATATATCGCAGCCTACTGTCAGCCTTACATTAAAGCAGCTTGAAGAGGAGCTTGATACGCCTCTCTTTTTGCGTTCTACACGCGAGCTAAAACTTACCGAGGCGGGAAGCAAGCTCTACGGCGAAGCAAAAAATATTTTAGCTGAAAGAGATAAGATAATAGAAAAATTTATACATCCCGAAAGAAAGGTTATAACTATAGGAGCTTCCACAATTCCTGCCGGTTATCTTCTTCCTGCGATAGTGAGGGAGTTCAAAAAAAAGCATCCCGACATTTATATCAAGGTCGAGGAAAAAAACAGCCTCGAAACAATAAAAAAGGTTTCGCTGAATACTGTCGATATAGGCATTGTCGGAATGAAGGTAGAAGATGAAAATTGCGAATTTCTTCCTATATATAAAGACGAATTTGTTTTTATAAGTGCAAACAATGCTTATTATCAAAAGCTCAAAAAATCGAATCCCGATTTAAAACGAATTGCTGAAGAACCCTTTATTATCAGGGAAGCCGGCTCGGCCGTCAAACAAAATATGGAACTGATTTTAAAATCGCAAAAGATAGATTTAAATTCCATAAACATAAGCGCCTCGATAAATGACACAGAGGTAATCAAGCAATTAACCGCTGAAGGCTTAGGTACTTCTTTTATATCAAAGATTGCTGTTGCCGATATGGTAAAAAATAAAAAACTGATAGCCTTTGAGCTTGGAGATATCCCTCACCAATACCGGAACATTTATCTGGTATGGAACAAAAAAATAAACTACGCAAGCCATATCAAAGACTTTTTAAACTGCACGGAATGCTTTAAGGTAAAAAAAGAGCTTAAAAATTTTGAAGATGATTAAGACTGCGGAAGGCATAGGAAATTCTTAATGTTCTTATCTAAGAATAGAATTTTATCTGAGCAGTAGGTTAAGCCCGGCATTTTCCCATTCCTTGACCAAGCCCTTTTTTTATGTTAAAATAGCACGAATTTATATATTTCGGAGTATAATGCGTGGAAGAGATACAAACTAAGGAAGGCGGAGCGGTAATTCCGATTCCTATCGAAAATGAAGTAAAAAGAGCCTACATAGATTATTCAATGTCAGTTATAGTAAGCCGAGCCCTGCCCGATGTAAGGGACGGTCTAAAGCCCGTTCACAGGCGAATTCTCTATTCAATGGAAGAAAAGGGTTTACGCAGTTCAGGCCCCACCAGAAAATGTGCTAAAATTGTAGGTGATGTATTAGGAAGTTACCACCCTCACGGCGATGCTTCGGTTTATGATGCCCTCGTCCGCCTCGGACAGGACTTCTCTCTACGCTATCCGGTTATTTATCCTCAAGGAAACTTCGGAACCATAGGAGGCGACCCACCCGCTGCTTACCGATATACGGAAGCCAAGATGGCCAAAATCGCCGAAACCATGGTCGAGGACATAAAAAAAGAAACCGTCGATTTTATTCCGAACTTTGACGATTCCACAAAGGAGCCGACCGTCCTTCCGGCAAAATTTCCCTTCTTGCTTGCAAACGGTTCAAGCGGGATTGCAGTCGGTATGGCAACCAACATGCCGCCCCATAACTTGCGAGAGATAGCCGATGCCGTTTCGGCCTACATAGACAATCCCGAAATCGAAATAGACGAGCTTTGTAAATACATGAAGGGGCCCGACTTTCCGACCGGCGGAGTCATCTATGGAAGAAAGGGCATAAAACAAGCCTTTAAAACCGGCCGCGGAAAAATATTGGTACGCGGTAAATTTACAATTGAGGTCGATAAAAAGGGAAAAGAAACTATAGTCTTTACAGAAGTTCCCTATCAGGTAAACACAACCACCCTCGTATCCCGCATCGGGGAATTAGCCCGCGAAAAAGTTATAGACGGAATCGCAAACGTAAACGATGAAACTTCCGATAGAACAGGCTTGCGTATTGTTATAGAGTTAAAGAGGGGGGCAATTACAAAGGTAGTATTAAACCAGCTCTTTGCAAAGACAGCCCTTCAATCTTCCTTCGGAGTTATAAACCTAGCCCTTGTAAACGGAAGACCCGAAACCCTCAACCTAAAACTTCTTGTAAAATACTTTGTAGAGCACAGGGTCGATGTAGTTACCCGCAGAACAAAATTCGATTTACGCAAGGCGGAAGAAAGGGCTCATATCTTGGAAGCCCTTATCGTTGCCATCGACAACATAGATGAGGTTATCAAAATAATAAGGGCATCCCGCGACACTCAAACGGCAAAAAACGGCTTGATGGAAAGATTCGGCTTTGATGATGTCCAAGCTCAGGCTATTGTCGATATGCAGTTAAAGCGTTTGACAAGCTTGGAAATTGAAGACCTCAGAAAAGAATTGCAGGAATTGCAGGTTTTAATCGCTCACTTAAAAGATCTTCTTGCTCATCCCGAAAAGATCTTAGCCTTAATAAAGGAAGAAACTACAGAGATAGCCGAAAAGTTCGGTGATGAGCGCAAAACCGATATTGTAGCCGATGAGGTTGAAGAGCTCAATATCGAAGACCTTATCAAAAAAGAAGAGATGGTTATTTTAATTTCCCACCTCGGATATATCAAGCGTATTCCGGCCACGGCCTATAAGAGTCAAAACAGGGGCGGCAAGGGTTCCAATTCCGCAAACCTTGCAGAAGACGACTTTTTGGACCAGATTTTTACGGCCTCAACCCACGATTATATTATGTTTATCACAAATGCGGGAAAGGCCTACTGGTTAAAGGTGCATGAAATACAGGAAGCAAGCAGAACGAGCCGCGGCTCTCACATAAAATCCCTTCTTTCAGTTTCTTCCGATGAAGAAATTACGGCAGTCGTTTCTTTAAAAGAATTTGACGATAAGACTTATCTTTTGATGGCGACCGCAGGCGGTGTTGTAAAAAAAGTTACCACCGACAATTTTGCAAATGCAAAAACCCGCGGAATCATTGCGATAAAACTGGATGAGGGCGATAAGCTTGTAAGTGCAATTCTTACAGGCGGCAAGGATGAGATTATGCTCATAACCCGCCGAGGTCAGGCCCTCCGCACAAGCGAAGAAGACATCCGCTCACAAGGCCGTTCTTCCCGCGGTGTTACCGGAATAAGGCTTTCTTCAGAGGATGAGCTTACGGGAGCACTCCGCGTAACGGAAAATCAAAAGATGCTTGTTATGACAGAAAACGGCTACGGCAAGCGCGTAGAGTTTTCGGAATTTTCCGCTCACGGAAGAGGAACCGGCGGACAGCGTATC
This genomic window contains:
- a CDS encoding ATP-binding protein — encoded protein: MDFDFSRKIPIGVQSFEVMRNDKFLYVDKTPFLFKLAHSNRVYFLSRPRRFGKSLFLSTLKAYFLGQKELFTGLYIEKAEEKRAEIEKSAAWVEYPVLYLDFNTKYYKDQEALLTIINLHLDDWEKIYSLTKTSGSIEDRFKAIISALYEKTGRQVVILVDEYDKPLLQTMGLNEALNEEYRNTLKAFYSVIKTCDQYIRFAFLTGVTKFSKVSIFSDLNNLQDISMLNNYAEICGLTQNEIENTFKPEIERLANNSKNSYDKMLEELKKRYDGYKFSVSGESVYNPFSILNTLNSGELKNYWFATGTPTFLVNYLKDAYYNVPELDGGVEINEAGIDLYRADAKDPLPILFQSGYLTIKEYLEEANIYRLGFPNDEVRYGFLENLVPAYSSLRPYETASSVWEFTKDIRAGNVDGFMERMQAIIAGVPYDNLPKDRFKLREQNYQTAVYLIFKLMGQFVQTEIHCAKGRADCIVHTKDSIYIFEFKLMSAGSPEDAIAQIKEKGYAGQFKAEGKKIILIGSSFDEEERTIGEWKTESLE
- a CDS encoding adenylate/guanylate cyclase domain-containing protein, which translates into the protein MIKALNDILNRIKKIYVHPKTVKIASLIILTELMILPFSMTKMDLFNTSQKAVSLYPMTVLFSGFAQRGFNFFYASSLLLFLLPISFIIISVSLFQKKISSKVVYFSALIPISLYLAASVSGMNLFANTARWFYTLNGFTYFAFFTALVFHAFLIAHGIISIKRQNGSYMEYKRLLKEEEEKEEALRKRAADRIKKQKEKSLKNTPESIREENFSVEKLLKNSINSFKNRKKRSHIKIKITIVILFTILVILSTFIYTDLRNYNIMLTQNVNTTGKNQAEQVAAIYSFSDGLHAKISAFLEGIKKTNLSSPFPFQRVDIITTSNKTPVFLEEIDSSTVLPSFDVFSYTTEAGNVRSIPDEEKHITPEDAAHYITHFKNENTVSTPIYKAEKGTCIYIYPITFTRKEGQRLLGFSVVTYLKEILDRPYFQAKVFVFSISTVFFYASIIIVLFLADFIANPVIFLCGNIRKTANILSGMISSSAAVEAERLIFEENIKTHDEIKTLSIELKNIISLIRGILPYVSFHTIQNAEKNLSSKSTTRELCFLFTDIRGFTTMCENMQPREVINILNRYLDIETKIIFENGGDVDKYVGDEIMAFFSGPKKEINACKAAMEIRKAMRREQKAAAKEGSATISIGIGINSGPVVFGPVGSKTRKDFTSIGDTVNLAARLEGANKEYGSKSIISEAVYENLDDSFICRELDLVTVKGKTEPVRIFEILQPTEKQPIEAVNEIKKLFETGLFHYRKRKWKQAEKAFSECVEKHNDAPSKVFLKRIAHYQEFPPKNGWKGVFIMNVK
- a CDS encoding MSP porin, coding for MKKILSILMILALVGGVAFAQLTPSVEASAAVNWGIDLGAGKDAKAQHGFENVFDAKVVVPLYMGTLNSKNEGSVHMNFDLGLNLAYRFKKRLSNSASPFDAWDSDAQIDLWRKTLSGMSASVHFFGGYINVFGRPDFSTNFAQIWSPIRDDGTAWGPETSGDITGFGTKLGYKSDNLAGTGLSLDAGLKLGSNGAWNTKGEEAVPGKKIYKKVTFEKDYELKAEDLAKKVYKSKETGVDGNVVLVFDGAADTLANHYPTWAVGHKITEAESKLIFFEEAVSYDGKKDKKDPVANKYAIGFDLSLGYDKWVTLDFGINAIITDVEDFVNAGVAKDVAAGSKKDAMYLGTGFKLGSKAVEGLDVKLAMDTLMNVGKDSKVAFDLRFDAAYKWVAFGAYFGNDLSAYAGKDKGGKAIGDMAMMLAFKSAASGDTNLVNGLAFGVDFRLNHILSEVKKDNKSTLPMGLSAWVNYKYNITDAMWVKPYANFWAESNKTHKDTTNTDKFFGVAYKVGAVFSPVEKVEVEASWMHGKLAWNQYEGEGMLSAPAVDAHNGTLVLGVKVNY
- the gyrA gene encoding DNA topoisomerase (ATP-hydrolyzing) subunit A produces the protein MEEIQTKEGGAVIPIPIENEVKRAYIDYSMSVIVSRALPDVRDGLKPVHRRILYSMEEKGLRSSGPTRKCAKIVGDVLGSYHPHGDASVYDALVRLGQDFSLRYPVIYPQGNFGTIGGDPPAAYRYTEAKMAKIAETMVEDIKKETVDFIPNFDDSTKEPTVLPAKFPFLLANGSSGIAVGMATNMPPHNLREIADAVSAYIDNPEIEIDELCKYMKGPDFPTGGVIYGRKGIKQAFKTGRGKILVRGKFTIEVDKKGKETIVFTEVPYQVNTTTLVSRIGELAREKVIDGIANVNDETSDRTGLRIVIELKRGAITKVVLNQLFAKTALQSSFGVINLALVNGRPETLNLKLLVKYFVEHRVDVVTRRTKFDLRKAEERAHILEALIVAIDNIDEVIKIIRASRDTQTAKNGLMERFGFDDVQAQAIVDMQLKRLTSLEIEDLRKELQELQVLIAHLKDLLAHPEKILALIKEETTEIAEKFGDERKTDIVADEVEELNIEDLIKKEEMVILISHLGYIKRIPATAYKSQNRGGKGSNSANLAEDDFLDQIFTASTHDYIMFITNAGKAYWLKVHEIQEASRTSRGSHIKSLLSVSSDEEITAVVSLKEFDDKTYLLMATAGGVVKKVTTDNFANAKTRGIIAIKLDEGDKLVSAILTGGKDEIMLITRRGQALRTSEEDIRSQGRSSRGVTGIRLSSEDELTGALRVTENQKMLVMTENGYGKRVEFSEFSAHGRGTGGQRIYTLSEKTGEVVGLLTVFDDDEVVCITGQGKTIRISVDSVGTMGRAAQGVKILDIESPDMLIGLDVVARDEE
- a CDS encoding selenium metabolism-associated LysR family transcriptional regulator, which codes for MEFKQLEVFSKLVENLSFSTTAAELNISQPTVSLTLKQLEEELDTPLFLRSTRELKLTEAGSKLYGEAKNILAERDKIIEKFIHPERKVITIGASTIPAGYLLPAIVREFKKKHPDIYIKVEEKNSLETIKKVSLNTVDIGIVGMKVEDENCEFLPIYKDEFVFISANNAYYQKLKKSNPDLKRIAEEPFIIREAGSAVKQNMELILKSQKIDLNSINISASINDTEVIKQLTAEGLGTSFISKIAVADMVKNKKLIAFELGDIPHQYRNIYLVWNKKINYASHIKDFLNCTECFKVKKELKNFEDD